Proteins encoded together in one Ferroglobus placidus DSM 10642 window:
- a CDS encoding antitoxin family protein, which translates to MPKVIEVIYENGVFKPLEKVDLPQGVKVRIEIKEEPGRITEEFINELEKIVNTLPKVKVDFRKLDEMYYEGKMLY; encoded by the coding sequence ATGCCAAAAGTTATAGAGGTGATATACGAGAACGGAGTATTCAAACCTCTTGAGAAGGTTGACCTGCCGCAAGGGGTAAAGGTTAGAATAGAAATCAAAGAGGAACCCGGTAGAATTACCGAGGAATTTATCAACGAATTGGAGAAAATTGTGAATACCTTGCCGAAAGTGAAGGTCGATTTCAGAAAGCTTGACGAAATGTATTATGAAGGAAAAATGCTTTATTGA
- a CDS encoding type II toxin-antitoxin system VapC family toxin has product MKEKCFIDTTVILKVILESDVEILRNLSEYYVCTSVNVLEEATFKIIVSSVLETMSVEGASIYKIKDEFEKGTGRDLILKRLHALNFLKNNLVVLPIDDKIFESSKEMIKKYNLLPNDALIVATCKYYGIRKIATFDEDFRRVDFLEILGDEI; this is encoded by the coding sequence ATGAAGGAAAAATGCTTTATTGATACGACAGTAATTCTCAAGGTAATTCTGGAAAGTGACGTTGAAATCTTGAGAAATTTATCCGAATATTACGTATGCACATCTGTAAACGTTCTCGAAGAGGCTACATTCAAAATAATAGTTAGCAGTGTTCTCGAAACGATGAGTGTTGAAGGAGCTAGTATTTATAAAATCAAAGACGAGTTTGAAAAAGGAACTGGCAGAGATTTAATTTTAAAGAGGTTGCACGCCTTAAATTTCTTGAAGAACAATCTTGTCGTTCTTCCCATCGACGACAAAATCTTCGAATCGTCAAAAGAGATGATTAAAAAGTATAATCTTTTGCCGAATGATGCTTTAATCGTTGCTACTTGTAAGTATTACGGGATTAGGAAGATCGCTACATTTGATGAGGATTTTAGGAGGGTTGACTTCTTGGAGATTTTAGGTGATGAAATATGA
- the galU gene encoding UTP--glucose-1-phosphate uridylyltransferase GalU → MKVRKAVIPAAGYGTRMLPITKAQPKEMVPVVHKPVIQYVVEEAYHSGIREILIITGKHKRAIEDHFDRSDLTKKDKYTEELDRILEEVNIFFVRQREQKGLGDAVRYAEAFVDDEPFALLLGDNITIPPCTKMLIDAFEKYKFTVIALERVPLERVSFHGIVKGSEVEKGVYKLEDLIEKPKIEEAPSNLAVIGRYILVPEIFDYLKDLKPGYGGEIQLTDALRHMCRDFDVYGILYDGKRYDIGNKLEWLKANIELALKDEELGEEFKRWLIKLRI, encoded by the coding sequence ATGAAGGTCAGGAAGGCTGTGATTCCAGCTGCAGGATATGGAACCAGGATGCTTCCGATTACTAAAGCCCAGCCCAAGGAGATGGTGCCGGTAGTCCACAAGCCAGTGATCCAATACGTTGTCGAGGAGGCTTATCATTCCGGCATAAGAGAGATTCTGATAATAACGGGTAAGCATAAGAGGGCTATCGAGGATCACTTTGATAGAAGCGATTTAACCAAGAAAGATAAGTACACGGAAGAGCTCGATAGAATTTTGGAAGAGGTGAACATATTCTTCGTGAGGCAGAGAGAGCAGAAGGGGTTGGGAGATGCTGTAAGGTATGCTGAGGCTTTTGTTGACGATGAGCCTTTTGCTTTGTTGTTGGGAGATAACATTACGATTCCTCCCTGCACGAAGATGTTGATCGATGCTTTCGAGAAATATAAATTTACGGTAATCGCCTTGGAAAGAGTTCCTTTGGAAAGAGTTTCCTTTCACGGGATAGTTAAGGGTTCAGAAGTCGAAAAAGGTGTTTACAAACTCGAAGATCTAATTGAAAAGCCGAAGATTGAAGAAGCACCATCAAACCTCGCCGTAATCGGAAGGTATATACTTGTTCCAGAGATTTTTGATTATTTGAAGGATTTGAAGCCCGGATACGGTGGAGAGATTCAGCTCACAGACGCTTTAAGACATATGTGCAGAGATTTCGACGTTTACGGAATTCTGTATGATGGAAAGAGATACGACATCGGAAACAAGCTGGAGTGGTTGAAGGCTAACATTGAGCTGGCTTTGAAGGATGAAGAGCTGGGGGAAGAGTTTAAAAGATGGTTAATTAAGCTGAGAATATGA
- a CDS encoding class I SAM-dependent methyltransferase, producing MTFRPQVPKEHYFKGYDTKERWISYWYQINEVLKTNPETVLEVGIGNKTVSDYLKKLGICVTTVDIDEDLEPDYVCSVTELSKYFEENSFDTVLCAEVLEHMPFEYFETALEELWKVSKKYIILSLPHFGLGFNLSLKIPLLRRINLTIKVPLPLKHKFDGQHYWEIGKKGYPLRKIKTVLSRKYYIERTYLVPENPYHRFFILKKRN from the coding sequence ATGACTTTTAGACCTCAAGTACCAAAGGAACATTATTTCAAAGGATACGATACAAAAGAGAGATGGATCAGTTACTGGTATCAGATAAACGAAGTTCTAAAAACCAATCCAGAGACAGTTTTGGAAGTAGGAATAGGAAATAAAACTGTAAGTGACTATCTGAAAAAATTAGGTATATGTGTTACGACAGTAGATATCGACGAGGATTTAGAACCAGATTATGTATGTAGCGTTACGGAACTTAGCAAATACTTTGAAGAGAATTCTTTTGATACTGTCCTGTGTGCCGAAGTTTTAGAGCATATGCCGTTCGAATATTTTGAAACGGCTTTAGAAGAGTTGTGGAAAGTTTCGAAAAAGTATATAATTTTATCTTTGCCGCATTTTGGGCTGGGATTTAATTTAAGCTTAAAAATTCCTCTATTGAGGCGAATAAACCTTACAATTAAAGTTCCTTTGCCACTTAAACATAAATTCGATGGACAGCATTACTGGGAAATAGGAAAGAAAGGATATCCTCTGAGAAAAATCAAAACAGTGTTATCAAGAAAGTATTACATAGAAAGGACATATCTGGTTCCAGAAAATCCATACCATAGATTTTTCATATTGAAAAAGAGAAACTGA
- a CDS encoding glycosyltransferase, whose translation MITVLAAPADFNLVTYGYAKSYNILRHLQNYDVKFYAIVNDIFAKLDLKNVTFIKLTSNHRTIDRIFFQIKLLRAVKKFLEQKKVSIVHSFNLPYGGYNLSALMNAVRDYPYVVGPVQAKHLFFYDDYIIWSGRKHDLICLEYYIVKLCRKLGSHVIDFAFRETLDKADIIIAVNNTTRKIYGEIIGDRNRIKVIPIGVNLDEFIFSLPPLNFEILSVGALIKRKGFEYLIKAMPHILKEYPTARLHILGDGPRREYLEALVRKLGIEANVKFHGHIPKMKIIEFYKRCRVFVHPSLSESFSPVRLEAMASGIPLVATDAAVGADEMIDDRKTGFLIPPRDPEAIADRVLNLFSDDKLTYKIAIKAREKVEMNYDWNKIGEKYYTIYRKLA comes from the coding sequence ATGATAACCGTACTTGCTGCTCCAGCAGACTTCAATCTGGTAACGTATGGCTATGCGAAAAGCTACAATATTCTCAGGCATTTGCAGAACTATGATGTTAAATTTTATGCAATTGTGAATGATATTTTCGCAAAGCTCGATTTAAAAAACGTTACTTTTATAAAATTAACATCAAACCATAGAACAATCGATAGGATATTCTTCCAAATTAAATTGCTTAGAGCAGTTAAAAAATTTTTAGAACAAAAAAAAGTTTCTATAGTTCATAGCTTCAACCTACCTTACGGTGGATATAACTTATCCGCATTAATGAATGCCGTTAGAGACTATCCGTATGTAGTTGGACCAGTCCAAGCGAAGCATTTATTTTTTTATGACGATTACATTATCTGGAGTGGCAGAAAACACGATCTTATTTGTTTGGAGTACTATATAGTCAAGCTATGTAGAAAATTAGGATCACATGTCATTGATTTCGCTTTTAGGGAAACTTTAGACAAGGCAGACATCATAATTGCAGTAAATAATACTACGAGGAAAATTTATGGTGAAATTATCGGTGATAGGAATAGAATTAAAGTAATACCAATAGGCGTAAATTTAGATGAGTTTATATTTTCGTTACCTCCATTAAATTTTGAAATACTTTCTGTTGGAGCATTAATAAAGAGAAAGGGTTTTGAATACCTCATAAAAGCTATGCCGCATATTTTAAAAGAATATCCAACTGCTAGATTACACATATTGGGCGATGGCCCACGAAGAGAATATCTTGAAGCACTAGTTAGAAAACTTGGTATTGAAGCAAATGTTAAGTTTCATGGACACATTCCAAAAATGAAAATTATCGAATTTTACAAAAGGTGTAGAGTTTTTGTGCATCCTTCTTTATCTGAGAGCTTCTCACCAGTAAGGTTAGAAGCTATGGCTAGCGGAATACCCCTTGTTGCTACTGATGCAGCAGTTGGAGCTGATGAAATGATTGATGATCGAAAAACAGGATTTTTAATTCCGCCGAGAGATCCTGAAGCAATCGCCGATAGAGTCTTGAATTTATTCAGTGATGATAAACTAACTTACAAAATAGCAATCAAAGCAAGAGAAAAAGTAGAAATGAATTATGACTGGAATAAGATTGGTGAAAAATATTATACAATATATAGAAAACTTGCATAA
- a CDS encoding class I SAM-dependent methyltransferase: MKYAWNKKRKTVFRVLSWILRHPFSNHKTIAILDVGCNDGRFTDYYYKTALREMKKPFVVGLDIALKTPSVVVSQNIHFLKADARNLSLKDESFDLIISTEVIEHFIEGEQFIRECYRVLKPGGILLLTTPNRSRFTALPRSLISKIKGKRYVPGPTDEHLREYTSNELINILKNVGFNVILLDYIAFNPYLPLPDQFYFFLDKLADKSGLFGKMTKWDMIVVAEKKLNH; the protein is encoded by the coding sequence GTGAAATACGCTTGGAACAAAAAAAGGAAAACTGTTTTTAGGGTACTGAGCTGGATTTTACGACATCCTTTCTCAAATCATAAAACAATAGCTATTTTAGATGTCGGCTGTAATGACGGTCGTTTTACAGATTATTATTATAAAACTGCATTAAGAGAAATGAAAAAGCCTTTTGTCGTGGGATTAGATATCGCTCTTAAAACGCCAAGTGTGGTAGTTTCCCAGAACATTCATTTTCTCAAAGCTGATGCGAGAAACCTTTCTCTCAAAGATGAATCGTTTGACTTAATTATATCAACCGAGGTCATAGAACATTTTATTGAGGGTGAGCAGTTTATAAGAGAATGTTACAGAGTCCTTAAACCCGGTGGAATTCTTCTCCTCACTACGCCAAACAGAAGCAGATTTACAGCTCTGCCCCGATCATTAATAAGCAAAATTAAAGGGAAGCGTTACGTTCCCGGACCTACAGACGAGCATTTGAGAGAATATACATCCAACGAGCTAATTAACATCTTGAAAAACGTGGGTTTTAATGTAATACTTTTGGATTATATTGCCTTTAATCCCTACTTACCCCTACCAGATCAATTTTATTTCTTTTTAGATAAGCTTGCAGATAAATCAGGTCTTTTCGGAAAAATGACTAAGTGGGATATGATCGTTGTAGCAGAAAAGAAATTAAACCATTAG
- a CDS encoding glucose-1-phosphate thymidylyltransferase, whose amino-acid sequence MKALILSGGHGTRLRPLTYSQQKQLIPVANKPVLFYAIEDVIEAGVKEIGIITGPNREQVIETVNSVDWDAEITFIHQGDPKGLAHAILVAEEFLDNEEFVMYLGDNILRDGIVDHANKFKELNPDALILLTEVEEPQRFGVAELDENGRVKRLIEKPRVPPSNYALVGVYFFKPIIIEACKNIKPSWRNELEITDAIQWLIDNGYRIEASIVTGWWKDTGKPEDILEANRLVLDEIDAKCEGILENSKVVGRVVIEKNCVVKNSIIKGPCVIGKNCVIENSYIGPYTSIGDNCKIVETEIEDSVIMEGSEIINAGRIVESLIGRNVVIRKGDSKPSGQRFVVGDSSQIVL is encoded by the coding sequence ATGAAAGCCCTAATTCTTTCTGGCGGGCATGGAACTCGGTTGAGACCTTTAACCTACTCTCAACAGAAACAGCTCATACCTGTTGCAAACAAGCCGGTTTTATTTTATGCTATAGAGGATGTTATAGAAGCCGGTGTTAAGGAAATTGGGATTATAACCGGTCCGAATCGAGAGCAGGTTATTGAAACTGTCAACTCAGTTGATTGGGATGCTGAAATTACTTTCATTCATCAAGGAGATCCGAAAGGCTTGGCACATGCGATTCTTGTGGCTGAGGAATTCCTCGATAACGAAGAATTCGTAATGTATCTTGGTGATAATATCCTTAGAGATGGTATTGTTGATCATGCTAACAAGTTCAAGGAATTGAATCCGGACGCACTCATACTACTTACAGAGGTTGAAGAACCTCAACGCTTTGGAGTTGCTGAATTAGATGAAAACGGCAGAGTGAAGAGGTTAATAGAAAAGCCAAGAGTACCGCCATCTAACTATGCATTGGTTGGTGTTTACTTTTTTAAGCCCATAATTATAGAAGCTTGCAAAAATATCAAACCCTCTTGGAGGAACGAGCTTGAGATTACAGATGCAATTCAATGGCTTATCGACAACGGTTACAGGATTGAAGCATCTATTGTTACAGGATGGTGGAAAGACACTGGTAAGCCGGAGGATATTTTAGAAGCTAACAGGCTCGTTTTGGATGAAATTGATGCAAAATGCGAAGGAATTTTGGAGAACTCGAAAGTTGTTGGAAGGGTTGTGATCGAGAAGAATTGTGTTGTTAAAAACTCAATAATAAAAGGTCCTTGCGTTATCGGGAAGAATTGCGTAATAGAAAACTCCTATATAGGACCTTACACATCCATAGGAGATAACTGCAAAATCGTGGAAACTGAGATTGAGGACAGCGTTATTATGGAGGGTAGTGAGATAATAAATGCTGGAAGAATTGTAGAGAGTTTAATAGGCAGAAATGTCGTAATTCGAAAGGGAGATTCGAAGCCGAGTGGTCAGAGATTCGTTGTGGGAGATAGCTCGCAAATAGTGTTGTGA
- a CDS encoding ISNCY-like element ISA1214-1 family transposase — MNLGFRVTGKFVRELLDVLDEIAEEIRQEEKEKYPYTEWERKREVVKERLRKLPEYVREAISVITVQKRVGRPKKVDLEKRVMLFLFARLMDKSNRDIEELLELFEPLFGIKVSYKTIERLYSDEEVRMALHNLFILLLREEGVSGDFSGDGTGYSLTITKHYRSNLKRKGKDFRYVFRIIDIDTGMYVGFGYSDRSEKDAFEKALGMLKSMGVKVNSISLDKYYSSRKTLRLFDAETAVYVIPKRNLARIGFDWLRVIERIVEAPYRFLKRYFKRNLSEAGFSADKRRFGWLIRQRREDRREMALFAVGLWHNIFAVRVMR; from the coding sequence ATGAACCTTGGATTCAGAGTGACAGGGAAGTTTGTAAGGGAACTTCTGGATGTTTTGGATGAAATTGCAGAGGAGATAAGACAGGAGGAGAAGGAAAAGTATCCGTACACAGAATGGGAGAGGAAGAGAGAAGTTGTTAAGGAAAGGCTGAGAAAACTCCCTGAATACGTTAGAGAGGCTATTTCTGTGATAACCGTGCAAAAGAGGGTGGGAAGACCAAAGAAAGTTGATCTGGAGAAGAGAGTTATGCTCTTTCTGTTTGCAAGGCTGATGGACAAATCAAACAGAGATATTGAGGAGCTTTTAGAGCTGTTTGAACCTTTATTCGGGATAAAGGTTAGCTACAAAACGATAGAAAGATTATACTCGGATGAAGAAGTTAGAATGGCTTTACACAACCTCTTCATCCTTCTGCTTAGAGAGGAAGGAGTTTCAGGAGATTTTTCAGGAGATGGGACAGGATACAGCCTAACCATCACTAAGCACTATAGAAGCAATCTAAAAAGGAAAGGTAAAGACTTCAGATACGTTTTCAGGATAATTGACATCGATACGGGAATGTACGTTGGCTTTGGCTATTCTGACAGATCTGAGAAAGATGCCTTTGAGAAGGCTTTAGGAATGCTCAAAAGCATGGGGGTGAAGGTAAACTCGATTTCTCTGGATAAGTATTACAGCAGTAGGAAGACTCTGAGGCTGTTTGATGCTGAGACAGCTGTCTACGTCATTCCAAAGCGAAATCTTGCCAGAATAGGATTTGACTGGTTGAGGGTTATCGAGAGGATTGTTGAAGCTCCTTATAGGTTTCTGAAGAGGTACTTCAAGAGGAACTTAAGTGAGGCAGGATTTTCTGCTGATAAGAGGAGATTTGGATGGTTGATAAGGCAGAGGAGGGAGGACAGGAGAGAGATGGCTTTGTTTGCTGTCGGGCTTTGGCACAACATATTTGCTGTGAGGGTGATGAGGTAA
- a CDS encoding DUF2080 family transposase-associated protein, whose product MRRVEVKKGDFVLKEEVEVVFEKRVTPFGNSAKVDVPKRYIGWRAYVIVVRD is encoded by the coding sequence ATGAGGAGGGTTGAAGTGAAGAAGGGAGATTTTGTTCTGAAAGAGGAGGTTGAGGTTGTTTTCGAGAAGAGAGTCACGCCTTTCGGTAATTCAGCAAAGGTTGATGTGCCCAAGAGGTATATTGGGTGGAGAGCGTATGTGATTGTTGTCAGGGATTAA
- a CDS encoding dTDP-glucose 4,6-dehydratase, which translates to MESVCDCCQGLKEFCPKTGLHAMITRCTNNYGPYQFPEKLIPKTIIRASMGLKVPIYGTGKNVRDWIYVLDHCEAINLVMREGEKGEIYNISSGEEKTNLEVVKTILDLMGKDDSLIEFVEDRPGHDMRYSLDSSKIREELGWKPKHSFEEGIRETVKWYLQNEWWWKPLADERVLHPTPWKLRW; encoded by the coding sequence GTGGAGAGCGTATGTGATTGTTGTCAGGGATTAAAGGAATTTTGTCCCAAAACCGGCTTGCACGCTATGATTACAAGGTGCACGAATAACTATGGACCCTATCAGTTCCCGGAGAAGCTGATTCCTAAGACAATTATCAGAGCATCGATGGGTCTAAAAGTGCCCATTTACGGGACTGGCAAGAACGTTAGAGATTGGATCTACGTTTTGGATCACTGCGAAGCAATAAATTTAGTGATGAGGGAAGGAGAGAAAGGTGAGATCTACAACATCTCAAGCGGGGAGGAGAAAACTAATTTAGAAGTCGTGAAAACAATTCTCGATCTCATGGGCAAGGATGATAGCTTAATCGAGTTCGTTGAAGACAGACCAGGACACGATATGAGGTATAGCTTAGATTCCTCAAAAATCAGAGAAGAATTAGGTTGGAAACCCAAGCACAGCTTTGAGGAAGGGATAAGGGAAACTGTGAAATGGTATCTGCAGAATGAGTGGTGGTGGAAACCTTTAGCTGACGAAAGAGTGTTGCATCCGACTCCTTGGAAGCTAAGGTGGTAA
- a CDS encoding AbrB/MazE/SpoVT family DNA-binding domain-containing protein produces the protein MVSDVEIIKDLDKQGRLVLPKEWREKYAKRGKVILKVENDTIVIKPYKLADLTEFFDKIEVDIKSDLSDWKSVRRELLEVR, from the coding sequence ATGGTATCTGATGTGGAAATAATTAAAGATTTGGATAAACAGGGTAGGTTGGTATTGCCAAAGGAATGGAGGGAAAAATACGCTAAGAGGGGGAAAGTAATTCTGAAAGTAGAGAACGACACTATCGTAATAAAGCCGTATAAATTAGCGGATCTAACGGAATTCTTCGATAAAATTGAGGTTGACATTAAGTCCGATCTATCTGACTGGAAATCTGTAAGGAGGGAGCTACTTGAGGTTCGTTGA
- a CDS encoding type II toxin-antitoxin system VapC family toxin gives MRFVDASVFVHAYLKPKRKLKPNEVKVKESAKEIVKRINDGEEVGITVVQITEIANLLESYLPLSEALKVEEFLLLAGNVKVFDVTKKDCLKAVKIAKEKDVGLSDAIAYVVMKKNSVGEIYSFDTDFDKLDVTRVTE, from the coding sequence TTGAGGTTCGTTGATGCAAGCGTTTTTGTTCACGCATATCTTAAGCCGAAAAGAAAACTTAAGCCTAATGAAGTTAAGGTGAAGGAATCTGCCAAAGAGATCGTGAAGAGAATCAACGATGGTGAAGAAGTCGGTATAACTGTCGTGCAGATAACTGAGATAGCAAACCTGTTGGAGAGTTATTTACCTCTTAGCGAGGCTCTGAAGGTTGAGGAGTTTCTTCTATTAGCTGGAAACGTGAAGGTTTTTGATGTTACGAAGAAAGATTGTTTGAAAGCTGTGAAGATAGCCAAGGAGAAAGATGTTGGATTGAGCGATGCGATAGCTTACGTGGTAATGAAGAAAAACAGCGTTGGGGAGATATATTCGTTCGATACCGATTTCGACAAGCTTGATGTGACAAGGGTTACAGAGTGA
- the rfbD gene encoding dTDP-4-dehydrorhamnose reductase — MRIFITGGSGLLGSKLAEIALEKGYEVYSGYNSHKPEFGKPVKFDLANSDSVVRAISEVKPDVIVHSAALTDVDRCEVEKDLAYKINVEGTKIVAEMARKVGAYMVYISTDYVFDGERGMYKEEDETHPINYYGYTKLLGEKYCRDFCIARTCVIYGAKPASGKVNFALWLINKLENGESVKIVTDQFITPTLNTNLAKMVFECAERKLKGVFHLAGATRVSRFEFAKEIARVFGLDDSLITPSRMDEINWIAKRPRDSSLDTSKARNLLDEKPYELRKALKTLKDEIEV, encoded by the coding sequence ATGAGAATTTTCATCACTGGGGGAAGCGGTCTTTTGGGAAGCAAATTGGCTGAGATAGCTTTGGAAAAGGGGTATGAAGTTTATTCTGGTTACAACAGTCATAAGCCCGAGTTTGGTAAGCCGGTTAAGTTTGACTTAGCTAATTCAGATAGTGTTGTAAGAGCTATTAGCGAAGTTAAGCCAGATGTGATTGTCCACTCTGCAGCACTTACAGATGTTGACAGGTGCGAAGTTGAGAAAGATCTAGCCTATAAGATAAACGTTGAAGGAACTAAGATCGTTGCTGAAATGGCAAGAAAGGTTGGAGCTTACATGGTTTACATCTCAACGGATTACGTTTTCGATGGAGAGAGGGGGATGTACAAGGAGGAAGATGAAACCCATCCCATTAACTATTACGGCTACACGAAGCTGTTAGGAGAGAAATACTGTCGGGATTTCTGCATTGCAAGAACTTGCGTTATATACGGAGCGAAACCGGCAAGCGGTAAGGTTAACTTCGCTTTGTGGTTGATTAACAAGCTCGAGAACGGAGAAAGCGTTAAAATCGTTACTGATCAGTTTATTACTCCTACTTTAAACACCAACCTTGCTAAGATGGTTTTTGAATGTGCAGAACGGAAGCTAAAAGGAGTTTTCCATTTAGCTGGAGCAACGAGAGTTTCGAGGTTCGAATTCGCTAAAGAAATTGCAAGAGTCTTTGGATTGGATGATAGTTTGATTACTCCATCAAGAATGGACGAAATAAACTGGATCGCTAAAAGACCAAGGGATTCGTCTCTCGATACTTCTAAAGCTCGGAATTTGCTCGATGAAAAACCTTACGAGTTGAGAAAAGCTTTAAAGACTCTTAAAGATGAGATTGAGGTGTAA
- a CDS encoding toxin-antitoxin system TumE family protein — MTEILKKVAKKLLDYDIVLKVEFLGTKVRAYLVNGYVLDVYYNQTLGKYSYTLIRENRRIIGWDNAPHHVSVRTHPDHFHDVDGKIKPSYLSGNPLKDLNEVLNVIRNVLLD, encoded by the coding sequence ATGACTGAAATCCTTAAAAAAGTCGCAAAGAAGTTGCTGGATTACGACATCGTATTAAAAGTGGAATTTTTGGGGACAAAGGTCAGGGCTTATTTGGTTAATGGATACGTTCTTGATGTATATTATAACCAAACGCTTGGAAAATATAGCTACACACTAATAAGAGAGAACAGGAGAATAATTGGATGGGATAACGCACCGCACCACGTATCTGTAAGAACACATCCAGACCATTTTCATGACGTAGATGGAAAAATTAAGCCATCGTATTTGTCTGGAAATCCTCTGAAAGATTTGAATGAAGTCCTAAATGTTATTAGGAATGTGTTATTGGATTGA
- a CDS encoding polysaccharide biosynthesis C-terminal domain-containing protein, with protein sequence MLPGIVVKPLKRFADERGFFTEIMRKDWSDIFKDEIVQANLSITYPGIVRAWHKHERGQVDYFVCIKGAIKICVYDEKTQELAEIISTGDNPQVVRVPGHYWHGFKAIGVEPAMLVYFVSRLYDYENPDEVRRPWNDPTVVPKIINGRTDDPRCNKPWDWFYPPYK encoded by the coding sequence ATGCTCCCTGGTATAGTTGTTAAACCTCTAAAGAGGTTTGCAGATGAGAGGGGATTTTTCACCGAAATAATGCGTAAGGACTGGAGTGATATTTTCAAAGATGAGATAGTTCAGGCGAATCTGTCAATTACCTATCCAGGGATCGTTAGAGCCTGGCACAAACACGAGAGGGGACAAGTTGATTACTTTGTCTGCATTAAAGGAGCAATCAAAATTTGTGTCTACGATGAAAAAACTCAGGAGTTAGCTGAAATTATTTCCACTGGAGATAATCCTCAAGTTGTCAGAGTTCCCGGGCACTACTGGCATGGGTTTAAAGCTATCGGCGTTGAGCCAGCGATGTTGGTCTATTTCGTGAGTAGGTTGTATGATTACGAGAACCCTGACGAAGTGCGGAGACCTTGGAACGATCCTACAGTAGTTCCAAAGATAATAAATGGTAGAACTGACGATCCCCGCTGTAACAAGCCGTGGGACTGGTTCTACCCACCATATAAATAA
- a CDS encoding IS1/IS1595 family N-terminal zinc-binding domain-containing protein, with the protein MMCPHCKSIKTVKMGCYYTKSGERRQRYKCKSCGRTFVLNPIKPRNYPEEFKEMVVRAVVKEGVGIRQASRIFKLSPNTVTAWVREFSKKRPEK; encoded by the coding sequence ATGATGTGTCCGCATTGCAAATCGATAAAAACTGTGAAAATGGGCTGTTATTACACGAAATCTGGTGAGAGGAGGCAGAGATACAAATGCAAGAGCTGCGGGAGAACTTTCGTTTTGAATCCGATAAAGCCGAGGAATTATCCCGAGGAATTTAAGGAGATGGTAGTTAGAGCTGTTGTGAAGGAGGGTGTAGGGATAAGACAAGCGAGCAGAATTTTCAAGCTTTCTCCTAACACTGTGACAGCTTGGGTAAGAGAATTTTCTAAAAAAAGACCTGAGAAATGA
- a CDS encoding IS1 family transposase, with product MELDEAWSFVKKKENEIWIWIALERNSRKIISYAIGDRSVDTFKKLWDGIGDEIKRKAIFYTDRWDAYNLIPYRQRIVRRGGTNHVERLFLTLRNDNPRFARKSIRFSKSSEMLENSFKLWIHYYNLSTL from the coding sequence ATCGAGTTAGATGAAGCTTGGAGTTTTGTTAAGAAAAAGGAAAACGAAATCTGGATTTGGATTGCTTTAGAGAGAAATTCCCGAAAAATAATAAGTTATGCAATAGGAGATCGTTCTGTGGATACTTTCAAGAAATTGTGGGACGGAATTGGCGATGAAATAAAGCGGAAAGCAATTTTCTACACGGATCGCTGGGACGCTTATAATTTGATTCCTTACAGGCAGAGAATCGTAAGAAGAGGAGGAACGAACCACGTTGAAAGGTTATTCTTAACTCTGAGAAATGATAATCCGAGATTCGCAAGAAAATCAATCAGATTCTCAAAATCCTCGGAAATGCTCGAAAATTCTTTTAAATTGTGGATTCATTACTATAATTTATCAACATTATAG